A genomic window from Indioceanicola profundi includes:
- a CDS encoding HU family DNA-binding protein codes for MAAHSHRESSMNKNELIAAVADTTDLSKSDAAKAVDALFDGITEALKQGDDVRLLGFGNFSVAERAARQGKNPRTGETIEIAASKQPKFTAGKGLKDAVNG; via the coding sequence GTGGCCGCCCATTCGCATCGGGAGTCTTCTATGAACAAGAATGAACTGATTGCTGCTGTCGCAGATACCACCGACCTGTCCAAGTCCGATGCCGCCAAGGCTGTCGATGCCTTGTTCGACGGCATCACGGAAGCCCTGAAGCAGGGTGACGATGTGCGCCTGCTGGGGTTCGGCAACTTCTCGGTCGCCGAACGCGCCGCGCGCCAAGGCAAGAACCCGCGCACCGGCGAAACCATCGAGATCGCTGCCTCGAAGCAGCCGAAGTTCACAGCTGGCAAAGGCCTGAAGGACGCTGTTAACGGCTGA
- a CDS encoding helix-turn-helix transcriptional regulator translates to MELGEQLDCILTCETKEQLFDQLNQIAVFHGFSSVSYVAARPQMLLDGGLIDFVTSAPTQFIQNYADEQFLTVDPVVYRAASTSLPFRWSDCPEFDAFWTPRSGPAGDAVRVMEAAWDHGFSEGFVVPTHTVVAGQTISGFATFFWPDKHAGPALTSKDTLLLRIVANTAHEKYIRLCGVDGGRTDKVDLSDRERDCLCWAARGKSSAETGEILKLSTRTVEHHIASATRKLKAVNKLQAVVIALQKGKILP, encoded by the coding sequence ATGGAGCTTGGGGAACAGCTTGATTGCATTCTTACCTGCGAAACCAAGGAGCAACTCTTCGACCAGCTGAACCAGATCGCCGTCTTTCATGGATTCAGCAGCGTGAGTTACGTTGCGGCCCGGCCGCAGATGCTGCTCGATGGCGGGCTGATCGACTTTGTGACCAGCGCACCGACGCAGTTCATCCAGAATTATGCGGACGAGCAATTCCTCACGGTTGACCCTGTCGTCTATAGGGCGGCATCAACAAGCCTACCGTTTCGCTGGAGCGACTGTCCCGAATTCGATGCGTTCTGGACGCCCCGCAGTGGCCCAGCAGGTGATGCCGTCAGGGTGATGGAAGCCGCTTGGGACCATGGCTTTTCAGAAGGTTTCGTCGTACCTACCCACACCGTCGTTGCGGGTCAGACTATAAGCGGGTTCGCCACCTTCTTCTGGCCCGACAAGCATGCAGGGCCTGCTTTGACCTCCAAGGATACCCTGTTACTGCGGATTGTGGCGAACACAGCGCATGAGAAGTATATCCGGCTCTGTGGTGTTGATGGCGGCCGTACTGATAAGGTCGACCTATCAGACCGGGAGCGTGATTGTCTGTGTTGGGCTGCCCGTGGGAAGAGTTCGGCGGAGACGGGAGAGATCCTGAAGCTCAGTACCAGGACCGTTGAGCATCACATCGCATCCGCAACACGGAAGCTTAAAGCAGTCAACAAGTTACAGGCCGTTGTCATTGCTCTTCAGAAGGGCAAAATCTTGCCCTGA
- a CDS encoding c-type cytochrome: MTLNSRTIAALLIVAAVGAGAAAWTWMGPAKLLSEDAAVIARGAAIYADHCAACHGEQLEGQPDWRSRKPDGRLPAPPHDQTGHTWHHPDEVLFRIVKRGPAAAVAGDYESDMPGFAGVLNDEEIRAVLAFIKSTWPQDIKTRQRLISERTAKAAP, translated from the coding sequence ATGACATTGAACAGTCGGACCATTGCGGCGCTATTGATCGTGGCCGCCGTTGGCGCCGGAGCAGCCGCCTGGACCTGGATGGGCCCAGCCAAGCTCCTATCAGAAGACGCAGCTGTGATAGCCAGGGGTGCCGCCATTTACGCGGATCACTGTGCCGCTTGTCACGGTGAACAACTCGAGGGCCAGCCGGACTGGCGCTCCCGGAAACCAGACGGACGTCTGCCAGCGCCGCCGCACGATCAAACCGGGCACACTTGGCATCACCCCGATGAGGTTCTCTTCCGCATCGTCAAGCGCGGACCGGCTGCAGCGGTGGCAGGCGATTACGAGAGTGACATGCCGGGTTTCGCGGGCGTGCTCAATGACGAGGAGATCCGGGCCGTCCTGGCCTTTATCAAGAGCACTTGGCCGCAGGACATCAAGACCCGCCAACGGCTTATTTCGGAACGGACTGCCAAGGCTGCGCCCTAA
- a CDS encoding TonB-dependent receptor, whose translation MKRLSGKLLVATALSAGVLAGMPAVAQQQPGTGLEEIVVTGSRIKREDITGVGPATVLTNEFIQSTGIASVETLLQRLPSSAGFAGNQTSAYWTSNGWGTAQVNLRGLGANRTLVLLNGRRIVPGGTGANSSPDLNTIPVSIIERIDVLKDGASAIYGADAVAGVVNVITRDDFEGVEVSAKYGITEEGDGEEKSADLTWGLSGEKGNFVASLTYYKSEPVNMADREPCGLGEVDGELVCVGSSATIGGRALLPTGQRINFNQTPGGDGDFFEPYNGAIHNFNSNPYLNAVNPIERISASAFGNINVTDDVKLFTELMFTNRQSTQLATPGSLRNLSIPATNPTNPTGQDIILEQRRLMEPGPRDFFQDVDTWRTVVGLTGDLANGWTWETAFNWGRTTGIDGSNNIANLDRVGDTLNTDVCSFAAGAAIPCGDYLGAGDLSPEVLDYILFTMRDSGGNEQISGTFDITGSLFALPAGDVGFAAGVVYREEKGWRDPDPLTVLGVANTNQQDPISGEFTAKEAYVELAVPVLSNLPFVQRLDVNAAARYSDYDLFGSDENYKLGLDWQVIDGVRLRATYATAFRIPNVPELFGGVAEGNLTTTDPCSGYASLPAGSVVAQNCAASGVPAGYQQLGNTILTTVGGNENLDPESAESFTVGAVYQPPFVEGLTLTVDYFDITIKDAIRAIPGSTKLAVCYESAGLSHPFCGPEHFTRNALTGDINFLSAQPVNTGREEMKGVDFGLIYEFSIGEFAAAIDWNTTYLDTYTITPFQGAEEIVFDGFIGGGNGGFPHWRSNVNATLAGDRWSGTYSVQWIGKATDFNASEGDIGHRTPNVFYHNVQVGYDFNDQARIAVGVDNLFDEDAPFIQSWTDANTDTMTYDLLGRRGYVRLTYTF comes from the coding sequence ATGAAGAGGCTTTCGGGGAAACTGTTGGTGGCGACTGCACTGAGCGCCGGGGTCCTGGCGGGGATGCCTGCGGTAGCCCAGCAGCAGCCAGGCACGGGACTTGAGGAAATCGTAGTCACCGGCAGCCGCATCAAGCGCGAGGACATCACCGGCGTCGGGCCTGCCACGGTGCTCACCAACGAGTTCATCCAGAGCACGGGCATCGCCAGCGTAGAGACCCTGCTCCAGCGCCTGCCGTCCAGCGCCGGTTTCGCCGGAAACCAGACCAGCGCCTACTGGACCAGCAATGGCTGGGGCACTGCCCAGGTCAACCTGCGTGGTCTAGGCGCCAATCGCACCCTCGTTCTCCTTAACGGGCGGCGCATTGTGCCGGGCGGCACCGGGGCCAACAGTTCTCCCGACCTGAACACGATCCCGGTGTCGATCATCGAGCGCATTGACGTTCTCAAGGACGGTGCATCCGCCATCTACGGCGCCGACGCTGTCGCCGGTGTCGTCAACGTGATCACGCGCGACGACTTCGAGGGAGTGGAGGTCTCGGCCAAGTACGGCATCACCGAGGAGGGCGATGGCGAGGAAAAGAGCGCCGATCTCACCTGGGGATTGTCCGGCGAGAAGGGGAACTTTGTCGCGTCGCTGACCTACTACAAGTCCGAGCCTGTGAACATGGCCGACCGCGAACCCTGCGGCCTCGGCGAGGTGGATGGCGAGCTCGTCTGCGTGGGAAGTTCCGCCACCATTGGCGGGCGTGCCCTGCTGCCGACCGGGCAGCGGATCAACTTCAACCAGACCCCCGGGGGCGACGGCGACTTTTTCGAGCCCTACAACGGCGCCATCCACAATTTCAACTCCAACCCCTACTTGAATGCAGTTAACCCGATCGAGCGCATCAGCGCCTCTGCATTCGGCAACATCAACGTCACTGATGACGTGAAACTGTTCACCGAACTGATGTTCACGAACCGGCAGTCGACGCAGCTGGCCACGCCGGGCTCCTTGCGCAACCTGAGCATCCCGGCGACCAATCCCACCAACCCGACCGGCCAGGACATCATCCTCGAGCAGCGCCGCCTGATGGAACCGGGGCCGCGCGACTTCTTCCAGGATGTCGATACGTGGCGGACGGTCGTCGGCCTGACGGGGGATCTGGCGAACGGCTGGACCTGGGAGACCGCCTTCAATTGGGGTCGCACCACCGGCATCGACGGGTCCAACAACATCGCCAACCTGGATCGCGTCGGGGATACCCTCAACACGGATGTCTGCAGCTTTGCGGCCGGGGCCGCGATCCCGTGCGGCGATTACCTCGGTGCTGGAGACCTGTCCCCGGAAGTCCTCGACTACATCCTGTTCACCATGCGGGACTCCGGCGGCAATGAGCAGATCAGCGGAACCTTCGACATCACCGGTTCGCTGTTCGCACTCCCCGCCGGAGATGTCGGCTTTGCGGCAGGGGTGGTCTATCGCGAGGAGAAAGGCTGGCGTGATCCGGATCCGCTGACGGTTCTCGGTGTCGCCAACACCAACCAGCAGGATCCGATCTCCGGCGAGTTCACGGCCAAGGAAGCCTATGTGGAATTGGCCGTTCCGGTCCTCAGCAATCTGCCCTTTGTCCAGCGCCTGGACGTCAACGCCGCTGCCCGCTACTCCGATTACGATCTGTTCGGCAGCGACGAGAACTACAAGCTCGGCCTCGACTGGCAGGTTATCGACGGGGTCCGCCTGCGTGCCACTTACGCAACCGCCTTCCGCATCCCGAACGTGCCGGAGCTCTTCGGCGGTGTCGCCGAGGGCAATCTGACGACCACCGACCCGTGCAGCGGCTACGCCAGTCTGCCCGCGGGCTCCGTGGTGGCGCAGAACTGCGCTGCCAGCGGTGTTCCGGCAGGATACCAGCAGCTGGGCAACACCATCCTGACGACGGTGGGCGGCAACGAGAACCTTGATCCTGAGAGTGCCGAGTCCTTCACGGTCGGGGCCGTGTACCAGCCGCCTTTCGTCGAAGGGCTGACGCTCACGGTCGACTACTTCGACATCACGATCAAGGACGCCATCCGGGCGATCCCGGGCTCGACCAAGCTGGCGGTCTGCTACGAATCCGCGGGCCTGTCCCACCCGTTCTGCGGGCCTGAGCACTTCACTCGAAATGCCCTCACCGGTGACATCAACTTCCTTTCCGCCCAGCCGGTGAACACCGGCCGTGAGGAGATGAAGGGTGTCGACTTCGGGCTGATCTACGAGTTCAGCATCGGCGAATTCGCCGCGGCGATCGACTGGAACACGACCTACCTCGACACCTACACCATCACGCCGTTCCAGGGCGCTGAGGAGATCGTCTTTGACGGCTTCATCGGTGGCGGCAATGGAGGCTTCCCGCATTGGCGCTCCAACGTCAACGCGACCTTGGCGGGCGACCGCTGGAGCGGGACCTACTCTGTCCAGTGGATCGGCAAGGCGACGGACTTCAACGCGTCCGAAGGCGACATCGGCCACCGCACGCCGAACGTCTTCTACCACAACGTCCAGGTCGGCTACGACTTCAACGACCAGGCCCGCATCGCGGTTGGCGTGGACAACCTGTTCGACGAGGATGCGCCCTTCATCCAAAGCTGGACCGATGCGAACACGGACACCATGACCTATGACCTGCTGGGCCGCCGCGGCTATGTCCGCCTGACCTACACGTTCTAA
- the nqrF gene encoding NADH:ubiquinone reductase (Na(+)-transporting) subunit F, producing MQTLRILHKWVGLLLGLQFVLWALSGAMMALIDHHAVLGDHTRRSAPPLALSASVPALSIADIHALVGPDATGPLRLRPLLDRFVYEVSTADGVRLLAAEDGSDVVVDRALAHRIAEQDYSGAGQVVSVDRMEETTLEVRNHEAPIWRVAFDDEENTTLYVAAETGRILERRNDSWRLFDFFWMLHIMDYTERQSFNHPLIILATVSAVWLSFSGLFLIFDSFSWRDFNPGLAMRRLRGRGVPVAVWAGGQPSRTVDLPEGATYFDALSAEGVRLPSNCGGGGSCGLCRVELGPDAPITDADRYHIGPQDLQRGARLACRHHVVAGAEVGVPNEALDTEGHTATVLSTRYLSPFIKEVHLRLDDGTALNYRAGQFVQLEIPAYETSPARFEPPVNWQTDWERLRLPERLVHEGGIHRSYSLATHPSEAPSELVLNVRFMPSSTPDKVPCGAGSSYVFGLRPGEKVRVFGPFGAFAASDSGREIIAIGGGAGMAPLRAIIRDELLRKGTFRRISYWYGARSARDILYRDEFDRLAEASSNFTWTVALSEPEAGDSWRGPVGLIHEVVRNQYLAKHPNLAECEFLVCGPPAMLKAVLAMLEDLGVPRDRIAFDDFGI from the coding sequence ATGCAAACCCTCCGCATCCTTCACAAGTGGGTCGGGCTCCTGCTCGGCCTGCAGTTCGTCCTCTGGGCGCTGAGCGGCGCCATGATGGCGCTGATCGACCATCACGCCGTCTTGGGCGACCACACGCGCCGTTCCGCTCCACCATTGGCACTCTCGGCCTCCGTACCGGCCCTGTCGATTGCGGATATCCATGCCCTTGTCGGGCCGGACGCAACCGGTCCCCTGCGTCTGCGCCCCTTGCTCGACCGGTTCGTCTATGAGGTATCCACCGCCGACGGCGTTCGGCTTCTCGCGGCGGAAGACGGTAGTGACGTGGTTGTCGACCGAGCCCTGGCACACCGCATTGCCGAGCAGGACTATTCGGGCGCGGGACAGGTCGTGTCCGTCGACCGGATGGAAGAGACAACGCTTGAGGTACGGAACCACGAAGCTCCCATCTGGCGCGTCGCCTTCGATGACGAAGAGAACACGACGCTCTACGTCGCCGCCGAAACGGGCCGGATCCTGGAGCGCCGGAACGACAGCTGGCGGCTGTTCGATTTCTTCTGGATGCTCCACATCATGGACTACACGGAGCGCCAGAGCTTCAATCACCCTCTCATCATCCTGGCCACCGTTTCGGCCGTGTGGCTCTCGTTCAGCGGCCTGTTCCTAATCTTCGACAGCTTCTCCTGGCGGGACTTCAACCCTGGGCTAGCCATGCGGCGGCTGCGGGGCCGCGGCGTGCCGGTTGCCGTCTGGGCGGGCGGTCAGCCGTCCCGGACGGTGGATCTGCCGGAAGGTGCAACCTACTTCGACGCGCTGAGCGCCGAGGGCGTTCGACTTCCGTCCAACTGTGGCGGCGGGGGCAGCTGCGGCCTGTGCCGGGTCGAACTCGGCCCCGACGCGCCGATCACCGATGCGGACCGCTACCACATCGGGCCGCAGGATCTTCAGCGAGGCGCTCGCCTGGCCTGTCGCCATCACGTTGTTGCTGGGGCAGAGGTCGGCGTGCCCAACGAGGCGCTGGACACCGAGGGTCATACCGCGACAGTGCTGTCCACGCGCTATCTCAGTCCCTTCATCAAGGAAGTCCACCTGCGCCTCGATGACGGGACGGCGCTAAATTACCGGGCCGGGCAGTTCGTGCAGCTGGAAATTCCGGCATACGAAACATCGCCCGCGCGCTTCGAGCCGCCGGTGAACTGGCAGACCGATTGGGAACGCCTGCGCCTTCCCGAGCGACTTGTGCACGAGGGTGGGATCCACCGGTCCTACTCACTCGCCACACACCCTTCGGAGGCGCCAAGCGAGTTGGTGCTGAACGTGCGGTTCATGCCCTCATCTACCCCGGACAAGGTACCGTGCGGCGCTGGGTCCAGCTACGTCTTCGGCCTACGACCTGGCGAGAAGGTCCGCGTCTTCGGTCCGTTCGGCGCGTTTGCAGCCAGCGACTCCGGCCGGGAAATCATTGCCATCGGCGGCGGTGCCGGAATGGCGCCGCTCAGAGCCATCATCCGCGACGAGCTCCTCCGCAAGGGAACCTTCCGTCGGATTTCCTACTGGTACGGCGCCCGTTCGGCGCGGGATATCCTGTACCGGGATGAGTTCGACAGGCTGGCGGAAGCGTCGTCGAACTTCACCTGGACCGTCGCCCTGTCCGAGCCGGAAGCAGGGGATAGCTGGCGCGGACCTGTTGGCCTGATCCACGAAGTCGTGCGGAACCAGTACCTCGCCAAGCATCCGAATCTGGCCGAATGCGAGTTCCTGGTCTGTGGCCCGCCTGCCATGCTGAAAGCCGTGCTGGCCATGTTGGAGGACCTTGGCGTGCCTCGGGACCGCATCGCCTTCGACGATTTCGGTATTTGA
- the hutC gene encoding histidine utilization repressor, whose translation MIPLYQQVRQHVLEQIASGALKVGDRVPSEMELVQQLSTSRMTVNRALRELTNEGVLVRVQGVGTFVGDRKAHGHPLKIRSIADEVKERGGTYSARVLAVEKTHAGDTLARTFGIAPGAALYRSSIVHQENDIPLQLEERFVNPALAPDYVRADFSRMTPYEYLIKVAPLQEVEHVVRAVMPSIQTREHLHMAAGEPCLLIHRRTWTDGQLATVADLYHPASRYELSGRFRP comes from the coding sequence ATGATCCCGCTCTATCAGCAGGTTCGGCAGCACGTGCTGGAACAGATCGCATCCGGTGCCCTGAAAGTCGGGGACCGGGTGCCGTCTGAGATGGAATTGGTGCAGCAGCTGAGCACCTCCCGCATGACGGTCAACCGTGCCCTACGGGAACTGACCAATGAAGGCGTGCTCGTTCGAGTTCAGGGAGTCGGCACCTTCGTCGGCGACCGCAAGGCGCACGGCCATCCTTTGAAGATCCGCAGCATCGCGGACGAGGTCAAAGAGCGTGGAGGAACCTATAGCGCCCGCGTGCTCGCGGTGGAAAAGACGCATGCCGGTGACACGCTCGCCAGGACGTTCGGGATCGCGCCGGGTGCTGCGCTCTACCGGTCCTCGATTGTCCACCAGGAAAACGACATTCCGCTTCAGCTTGAGGAGCGGTTCGTGAATCCGGCACTGGCACCCGATTATGTCCGGGCCGACTTCAGCCGCATGACGCCGTACGAGTACCTGATTAAAGTGGCGCCGCTGCAGGAGGTCGAGCACGTCGTCCGTGCCGTGATGCCGAGCATCCAGACGAGAGAGCACCTCCACATGGCCGCGGGGGAACCCTGCCTGCTCATCCATCGCCGCACCTGGACCGACGGGCAACTCGCAACGGTCGCCGACTTGTACCATCCGGCGTCACGCTACGAACTTTCCGGCCGCTTCCGCCCCTAA
- a CDS encoding formimidoylglutamate deiminase yields MPSYFAEAVRLPNGWACDVRLHVDADGIIAAVEPGASAAGAERLSGPVIPGMPNLHSHAFQRAMAGLAERGSHTGDTFWTWRQTMYRFLERLTPEDNRAIACQLYVEMLKGGYTTVGEFHYLHNDPQGHAYMDPASMASGILSAAQEAGIGLTLLPVLYMTGSFDGRPLVGGQRRFAHTPDSVLRLTEKLLGEAPPEVRVGLAPHSLRAVPLDAMREALAGLDALDRHAPIHIHVAEQPGEVADCLAALGKRSVELLLDSMDVTPRWTLIHATHMTEAETRRAAATGATVGLCPSTEANLGDGLFQFLTFLEAGGAFGIGTDSHVSLDAREELRWLDYGQRLRSGKRAMPVMGDAHVGARLWLEAVAGGARSLGHATGHITVGHRADLVVLDPDHPSLAGREGDQLLDALVFVNAGASPIRHVMARGRMVIADGRHPDEEAIAARYRAALSRLLAE; encoded by the coding sequence ATGCCGTCCTACTTCGCCGAGGCGGTGCGCTTGCCGAATGGCTGGGCCTGTGATGTCCGCCTGCATGTGGACGCTGACGGCATCATTGCCGCGGTGGAACCTGGGGCTTCAGCAGCAGGCGCTGAACGCCTGTCCGGTCCGGTAATCCCGGGTATGCCCAACCTGCACTCGCACGCATTCCAGCGTGCGATGGCCGGGCTGGCGGAGCGTGGAAGCCACACGGGCGACACCTTCTGGACTTGGCGGCAGACCATGTACCGCTTCCTGGAGCGGTTGACGCCCGAGGACAACCGAGCGATTGCCTGCCAGCTTTATGTGGAGATGCTCAAGGGCGGCTACACCACCGTTGGCGAGTTCCACTACCTGCACAACGATCCCCAGGGACATGCCTACATGGACCCGGCGTCCATGGCGTCGGGCATCCTTTCCGCAGCCCAGGAGGCGGGCATTGGTCTGACCTTGCTGCCCGTCCTCTACATGACGGGCAGCTTTGACGGCCGTCCGCTCGTCGGCGGGCAGAGGCGCTTCGCCCATACGCCCGACAGCGTACTGCGCCTCACCGAGAAGCTGCTGGGCGAAGCGCCTCCCGAAGTTCGGGTCGGCTTGGCACCTCATAGCCTGCGGGCGGTGCCGCTGGACGCGATGCGCGAGGCCCTGGCCGGGCTGGACGCGCTGGACCGTCACGCCCCCATACATATCCACGTGGCTGAGCAGCCGGGAGAGGTCGCTGATTGTCTTGCTGCTTTGGGCAAGCGGTCGGTGGAACTCCTTCTGGACAGCATGGACGTCACACCGCGCTGGACGTTGATCCACGCCACCCACATGACCGAGGCGGAAACCCGCCGTGCTGCAGCCACGGGCGCCACGGTCGGTCTCTGTCCCTCCACCGAGGCGAACCTGGGGGATGGGCTTTTTCAGTTCCTGACCTTCCTGGAAGCCGGTGGGGCGTTCGGCATAGGCACGGATAGCCACGTCAGCCTCGACGCCCGGGAGGAACTCCGCTGGCTCGACTACGGCCAGCGCCTCCGGTCGGGCAAGCGCGCCATGCCGGTCATGGGGGACGCACACGTCGGCGCCCGACTCTGGCTGGAAGCAGTTGCTGGCGGGGCGCGATCGCTGGGTCACGCGACCGGACATATCACCGTTGGGCACCGGGCCGACCTCGTCGTGCTTGACCCCGACCACCCTTCGCTTGCTGGCCGCGAGGGCGACCAGCTGCTGGACGCGCTGGTCTTCGTGAACGCAGGCGCCAGCCCGATCCGGCATGTCATGGCAAGAGGGCGGATGGTCATCGCGGATGGTCGGCACCCTGACGAGGAGGCAATCGCGGCGCGCTATCGGGCCGCGCTGTCACGCCTGCTTGCCGAATGA
- the hutU gene encoding urocanate hydratase, giving the protein MATRRDNTRIIRSPRGLTLNAKSWQTEAPLRMLMNNLDPEVAENPQELVVYGGIGRAARDWESFDRIVETLKRLDDDQTLLVQSGKPVGVFRTHKDAPRVLLANSNLVPGWANWEHFHHLDRLGLMMYGQMTAGSWIYIGTQGIVQGTYETFVEVGRRHYGGDLSGKWILTAGLGGMGGAQPLAATMAGASCLAVECQPSRIDRRIETRYLDRRTDSLEQAMGWIGEAKAAGRPVSVGLLGNAAELFPEILRRSREDASYRPDAVTDQTSAHDPVNGYLPAGWSLERWVEMRERDPQAVAAAAKRSMVLHVQAMLDFHAMGVPTLDYGNNIRQMAKDEGLANAFDFPGFVPAYIRPLFCRGVGPFRWAALSGDPEDIRRTDEKVKELMPHDRHLHRWLDMARERIAFQGLPARICWVGLGDRHRIGLAFNEMVARGEIGPLVIGRDHLDSGSVASPNRETEAMRDGSDAVSDWPLLNALLNCASGATWVSLHHGGGVGMGYSQHSGMVILVDGTEDAARRIGRVLWNDPATGVMRHADAGYGIAVDCAREQGLDLPMLGKY; this is encoded by the coding sequence ATGGCCACCCGTCGCGACAACACCCGCATTATCCGCTCACCCCGCGGCCTGACGCTGAACGCCAAGTCCTGGCAGACGGAGGCGCCGCTGCGCATGCTGATGAACAACCTCGACCCGGAGGTGGCAGAGAATCCGCAGGAGCTGGTGGTCTATGGCGGGATCGGCCGGGCGGCGCGGGACTGGGAGAGTTTCGACCGGATCGTGGAGACGCTGAAGCGGCTGGATGACGACCAGACCCTGCTGGTGCAGTCCGGCAAGCCGGTAGGCGTGTTCCGCACGCACAAGGACGCGCCGCGGGTGCTGCTGGCCAACTCCAACCTGGTGCCGGGCTGGGCGAACTGGGAGCATTTCCATCACCTGGATCGGCTCGGCCTGATGATGTACGGCCAGATGACGGCCGGGTCCTGGATCTATATCGGGACCCAGGGCATTGTCCAGGGCACCTACGAGACGTTTGTCGAGGTCGGCCGGCGGCATTACGGCGGCGACCTCTCGGGCAAGTGGATACTCACCGCCGGGCTGGGCGGCATGGGCGGGGCGCAGCCGCTGGCCGCCACCATGGCCGGGGCCTCCTGCCTGGCCGTGGAGTGCCAGCCCAGCCGCATCGACCGCCGGATCGAGACCCGCTATCTGGATCGCCGCACCGATAGCCTGGAACAGGCCATGGGCTGGATCGGGGAGGCGAAGGCAGCGGGGCGGCCGGTCAGCGTCGGCCTGCTGGGTAATGCGGCGGAGCTGTTCCCCGAAATCCTGCGCCGCTCGCGGGAGGATGCAAGCTACCGCCCCGACGCCGTCACCGACCAGACCAGCGCCCACGATCCCGTGAACGGCTACCTGCCCGCCGGCTGGAGCCTTGAGCGCTGGGTGGAGATGCGGGAGCGCGATCCGCAGGCGGTGGCCGCGGCCGCCAAGCGCTCCATGGTCCTCCATGTCCAGGCCATGCTGGACTTCCACGCCATGGGCGTGCCGACGCTGGATTACGGCAACAACATCCGGCAGATGGCGAAGGATGAGGGGCTGGCGAACGCCTTCGACTTCCCCGGCTTCGTGCCGGCCTATATCCGCCCGCTCTTCTGCCGCGGCGTCGGCCCCTTCCGCTGGGCCGCCCTTTCCGGCGATCCGGAGGACATCCGCAGAACGGATGAGAAGGTGAAGGAGTTGATGCCGCACGACCGGCACCTGCACCGCTGGCTGGACATGGCGCGGGAGCGCATCGCCTTCCAAGGCCTGCCGGCGCGCATCTGTTGGGTGGGGCTGGGCGACCGGCACCGCATCGGTCTCGCCTTCAACGAGATGGTGGCGCGCGGCGAGATCGGGCCGCTGGTCATCGGGCGCGACCATCTGGACAGCGGCTCCGTCGCCAGCCCGAACCGGGAGACGGAGGCCATGCGGGACGGGTCCGACGCCGTCTCCGACTGGCCGCTGCTGAACGCGTTGCTGAACTGCGCCAGCGGGGCCACCTGGGTCAGCCTGCACCATGGCGGCGGCGTCGGCATGGGCTACAGCCAGCATTCCGGCATGGTGATCCTGGTGGACGGAACGGAGGATGCCGCCCGCCGGATCGGGCGCGTGCTGTGGAACGACCCCGCCACCGGCGTGATGCGCCACGCCGATGCGGGGTACGGGATCGCGGTGGATTGCGCGAGGGAGCAGGGGTTGGACCTGCCGATGCTGGGCAAGTACTGA